In Phocoena phocoena chromosome 3, mPhoPho1.1, whole genome shotgun sequence, a single window of DNA contains:
- the RAB11B gene encoding ras-related protein Rab-11B: MGTRDDEYDYLFKVVLIGDSGVGKSNLLSRFTRNEFNLESKSTIGVEFATRSIQVDGKTIKAQIWDTAGQERYRAITSAYYRGAVGALLVYDIAKHLTYENVERWLKELRDHADSNIVIMLVGNKSDLRHLRAVPTDEARAFAEKNNLSFIETSALDSTNVEEAFKNILTEIYRIVSQKQIADRAAHDESPGNNVVDISVPPTTDGQKPNKLQCCQNL; encoded by the exons TGGTGCTCATCGGGGACTCGGGCGTGGGGAAGAGCAACCTGCTGTCGCGCTTCACCCGCAACGAGTTCAACCTGGAGAGCAAGAGCACGATCGGCGTGGAGTTCGCCACCCGCAGCATCCAGGTGGACGGCAAGACCATCAAGGCACAGATCTGGGACACCGCCGGCCAGGAGCGCTACCGCGCCATCACCTCGGC GTACTACCGTGGTGCCGTGGGTGCGCTGCTGGTGTATGACATCGCCAAGCACCTGACTTACGAGAACGTGGAGCGCTGGCTGAAGGAGCTGCGGGACCACGCCGACAGCAACATCGTCATCATGCTGGTGGGCAACAAGAGCGACCTGCGCCACCTGCGGGCCGTGCCCACGGACGAGGCCCGCGCCTTCGCAG AAAAGAACAACTTGTCCTTCATTGAGACCTCAGCCTTGGATTCCACCAACGTAGAGGAAGCTTTCAAGAACATTCTCACAG AGATCTACCGCATCGTGTCACAGAAGCAGATCGCGGACCGCGCAGCGCACGACGAGTCCCCCGGAAACAACGTGGTGGACATCAGCGTGCCACCCACCACCGACGGACAGAAACCCAACAAGCTGCAGTGCTGCCAGAACCTGTGA